In Pseudoalteromonas carrageenovora IAM 12662, the following proteins share a genomic window:
- the rpsO gene encoding 30S ribosomal protein S15: MSLSNQEKIDIIAKFARAEGDTGSPEVQVALLTFDINKLQGHFADHKHDFHSRRGLLRKVSTRRKLLDYLKGKDISRYTALIQELGLRR; this comes from the coding sequence ATGTCACTAAGCAATCAAGAAAAAATCGATATCATTGCTAAATTTGCACGTGCAGAAGGCGACACTGGTTCACCTGAAGTACAAGTAGCATTACTTACTTTTGATATCAACAAGCTTCAAGGTCACTTTGCTGACCACAAGCATGACTTCCACTCACGTCGTGGTCTGCTTCGTAAAGTAAGTACTCGCCGTAAATTGCTTGATTACCTTAAAGGTAAAGATATCTCGCGTTATACTGCGCTAATCCAAGAGCTTGGCCTACGTCGCTAA
- the nusA gene encoding transcription termination factor NusA: MAKEILLVAEAVSNEKAVPKEKIFEALEFALATATKKKHDGEIEVRVAIDRKTGDYDTFRRWQIAAVQEDGSLENPYSEITLEAAQVEEPDLQMGDYVEEQIESIKFDRITTQMAKQVIVQKVREAERALVVEAYKDQEGELVTGVVKKATRDAIVLDLGNNAEAVIYRDDMLPRENFRPGDRIRGLLYEVKPEARGAQLFVTRSKPEMLMELFRIEVPEIGEEMIELRAAARDPGSRAKIAVKSNDKRIDPVGACVGMRGARVQAVSSELGGERVDIVLYDDNPAQFVINAMAPAEVASIVMDEDTHSMDIAVEADNLAQAIGRNGQNVRLASQLTGWELNVMTVEDMRTKNEAESDKLINLFTENLDIDDEFASLLINEGFSTLEEVAYVPASEFLEIDGLDEETVDVLRSRAKDALTTKALKTEESLDGVEPAEDLLALEGLERHLAFVMASKGVVTLEDLAEQGIDELVDITELSPEKAGELIMAARNICWFADE, encoded by the coding sequence ATGGCAAAAGAGATATTATTGGTTGCTGAAGCCGTTTCCAATGAGAAAGCGGTTCCAAAAGAAAAGATTTTTGAAGCTTTAGAGTTCGCTCTAGCAACAGCAACAAAGAAAAAACACGATGGCGAAATTGAAGTGCGTGTAGCAATTGACCGTAAAACGGGCGATTACGATACGTTCCGTCGTTGGCAAATTGCAGCAGTACAAGAAGATGGTTCATTAGAAAACCCTTACAGCGAAATCACACTAGAAGCAGCTCAAGTTGAAGAACCTGATTTGCAAATGGGCGATTACGTTGAAGAACAGATTGAATCTATCAAATTTGACCGCATAACTACACAGATGGCAAAACAAGTTATCGTACAAAAAGTACGAGAAGCTGAACGTGCTCTAGTTGTAGAAGCTTATAAAGATCAAGAAGGCGAGCTTGTTACAGGTGTAGTTAAAAAAGCGACCCGTGATGCAATTGTACTTGATTTAGGTAATAACGCAGAAGCTGTTATTTACCGTGACGATATGCTTCCACGTGAAAACTTCCGTCCAGGGGATCGTATTCGTGGTCTTCTTTACGAAGTTAAACCAGAAGCACGTGGCGCACAATTATTTGTTACGCGTTCAAAACCAGAAATGCTGATGGAATTATTCCGCATTGAGGTGCCAGAAATTGGCGAAGAAATGATTGAATTACGTGCCGCAGCACGTGATCCAGGTTCTCGTGCTAAAATCGCTGTTAAATCTAACGACAAACGTATTGACCCAGTGGGTGCGTGTGTTGGTATGCGTGGCGCACGTGTTCAAGCTGTATCGTCAGAACTTGGCGGTGAGCGTGTTGATATCGTTCTTTACGATGACAACCCGGCGCAGTTTGTTATTAACGCAATGGCACCTGCAGAAGTAGCTTCAATCGTAATGGATGAAGACACTCACTCAATGGATATCGCTGTTGAAGCAGATAACCTAGCACAAGCAATTGGTCGTAATGGTCAAAACGTTCGTTTAGCAAGCCAATTAACTGGCTGGGAACTAAACGTAATGACTGTTGAAGACATGCGTACTAAAAATGAAGCTGAGTCAGATAAGTTAATTAACTTATTTACTGAAAACTTAGATATCGATGATGAGTTTGCATCATTACTTATCAACGAAGGTTTCTCGACACTTGAAGAAGTGGCGTATGTACCTGCATCAGAGTTTTTAGAAATTGATGGCTTAGATGAAGAAACAGTAGACGTTTTACGTTCACGTGCAAAAGACGCGTTAACGACTAAAGCGCTTAAAACGGAAGAAAGCTTAGATGGTGTAGAGCCAGCTGAAGACTTACTTGCGCTTGAAGGCTTAGAACGTCATTTGGCATTTGTTATGGCAAGTAAAGGTGTAGTTACACTTGAAGACTTAGCTGAGCAAGGCATCGACGAACTAGTTGATATTACAGAGCTATCACCTGAAAAAGCAGGTGAATTAATTATGGCTGCACGTAATATTTGTTGGTTTGCAGACGAGTAA
- the pnp gene encoding polyribonucleotide nucleotidyltransferase has translation MQAIIKEFQLGQHTVTLETGAIARQADGAVLASIGDTSVLVTVVGKREAQPGQDFFPLTVNYQERMYAAGRIPGGFLKREGRPNDGETLIARLIDRPIRPLFPSGFVNEVQVIATVVSVNPEIQPDMVAMIGTSAALAISGIPFSGPIGASRVGYINGEYVLNPTLKELEESQLDLVVAGTDNAVLMVESEADVLAEDVMLGAVVYGHEQSQAIITAINEFKAEAGKPTWDWSAPEKNVALEEKVAAIAADKVGEAYRITDKVARKEALGVAKDEVVTVLTSELAEGETLDKQEVGKVFGSLEKKIVRGRIAAGEKRIDGREPDMIRALDVMTGVLPRTHGSAIFTRGETQALVTATLGTERDSQLIDDLTGTHKNHFMLNYNFPPFCVGETGFVGSPKRREIGHGNLAKRGISAVMPTLTEFPYSIRVVSEITESNGSSSMASVCGTSLALMNAGVPIKASVAGIAMGLVKEEENFVVLSDILGDEDHLGDMDFKVAGTSNGITALQMDIKIEGITQEIMQIALKQAKAARLHILNVMDEAISAPSEELSMFAPRIYTMQIPQKKIAEVIGKGGATIRQLTEETGTTIEIGDDGTIKIAATDGESAANAISRIEQLTAELEVGTIYEGKVVRIVDFGAFVNILPGKDGLVHISQISTERVNNVSDHLSEGQEVKVKVLEVDRQGRVRLSIKEAMESAAPAADESKDA, from the coding sequence GTGCAAGCAATTATTAAAGAATTTCAACTAGGTCAACACACTGTAACCCTAGAAACTGGTGCAATCGCACGTCAAGCAGACGGCGCAGTACTAGCAAGCATTGGCGACACTTCAGTTTTAGTAACTGTTGTTGGTAAGCGTGAAGCTCAACCTGGCCAAGACTTTTTCCCACTTACTGTTAACTACCAAGAGCGTATGTACGCTGCTGGTCGTATCCCAGGTGGTTTCCTTAAGCGTGAAGGTCGTCCTAACGACGGTGAAACACTAATTGCACGTCTTATTGACCGTCCAATTCGTCCACTTTTCCCAAGCGGTTTTGTTAACGAAGTACAAGTTATTGCAACTGTTGTTTCTGTAAACCCTGAAATCCAACCAGATATGGTTGCGATGATTGGTACATCAGCTGCACTTGCTATCTCTGGCATCCCGTTCAGCGGTCCAATTGGCGCATCACGTGTTGGTTACATCAACGGTGAATACGTACTTAACCCTACACTAAAAGAGCTTGAAGAAAGCCAACTTGATTTAGTTGTAGCGGGTACTGATAACGCAGTACTAATGGTTGAATCAGAAGCTGACGTACTTGCAGAAGACGTTATGCTTGGTGCTGTTGTATATGGCCATGAGCAATCTCAAGCTATCATCACAGCTATCAACGAATTTAAAGCAGAAGCGGGCAAGCCTACATGGGATTGGTCAGCACCTGAGAAAAACGTAGCACTTGAAGAAAAAGTTGCTGCTATCGCTGCTGATAAAGTAGGTGAAGCTTACCGTATTACTGATAAAGTAGCGCGTAAAGAAGCACTTGGTGTAGCTAAAGACGAAGTTGTTACTGTACTTACAAGCGAACTTGCTGAAGGCGAAACGCTTGATAAGCAAGAAGTTGGTAAAGTATTCGGTTCTCTTGAGAAGAAGATCGTTCGTGGCCGTATCGCTGCCGGCGAAAAACGTATTGATGGTCGTGAACCAGATATGATTCGTGCGCTAGACGTAATGACTGGCGTATTACCGCGTACTCACGGTTCTGCTATCTTTACACGTGGTGAAACTCAAGCATTAGTTACAGCTACACTTGGTACAGAACGTGATTCACAGTTAATCGATGATTTAACTGGCACACACAAAAACCACTTTATGCTTAACTATAACTTCCCTCCATTCTGTGTTGGTGAAACTGGTTTTGTAGGTTCTCCTAAGCGTCGTGAAATCGGCCACGGTAACCTAGCTAAGCGTGGCATTTCAGCTGTAATGCCTACACTTACTGAGTTCCCTTACTCAATCCGTGTAGTATCTGAAATCACTGAATCAAACGGTTCATCTTCAATGGCGTCTGTATGTGGTACTTCACTAGCACTTATGAACGCGGGTGTACCAATTAAAGCATCTGTTGCGGGTATCGCAATGGGCTTAGTTAAAGAAGAAGAAAACTTTGTAGTACTTTCTGATATCTTAGGTGATGAAGATCACTTAGGCGACATGGACTTTAAAGTTGCAGGTACTTCAAACGGTATCACTGCACTTCAAATGGATATCAAGATTGAAGGTATCACTCAAGAAATCATGCAAATTGCGCTTAAACAAGCAAAAGCTGCACGTTTACACATTCTAAATGTGATGGACGAAGCGATTTCTGCTCCTTCTGAAGAACTATCTATGTTTGCACCACGTATTTACACAATGCAAATTCCACAGAAGAAAATCGCAGAAGTAATTGGTAAAGGTGGCGCTACTATTCGTCAACTTACTGAAGAAACTGGTACAACGATTGAAATCGGTGATGACGGTACAATTAAAATTGCCGCTACAGATGGTGAAAGTGCAGCTAATGCAATTAGTCGTATTGAGCAATTAACAGCTGAACTTGAAGTAGGTACTATCTACGAAGGTAAAGTTGTACGTATCGTAGACTTTGGTGCGTTTGTAAACATTCTTCCTGGTAAAGATGGCTTAGTGCACATCTCTCAAATCAGTACTGAGCGTGTTAACAATGTTTCTGACCACCTAAGTGAAGGTCAAGAAGTTAAAGTTAAAGTACTAGAAGTTGACCGTCAAGGTCGTGTACGTCTAAGTATTAAAGAAGCAATGGAATCAGCAGCACCAGCAGCTGATGAGTCAAAAGACGCATAA
- a CDS encoding cryptochrome/photolyase family protein, with protein MTNYKTVRLILGDQLNPSHSWFKHKDNDTLYLIAELKQETNYVKHHIQKLCAFFSAMANFASALKEAGFNVLHLTLDETHGDANLPGLLTRIATQYNCSAIEYQYPDEFRLKQQLNNFKKKSVFNINAVDTEHFLLQFEQINERFTKNKHATMEHFYRAMRKQYNILMDGAKPQGGKWNYDSNNRNKFSKSDLADIPVPKMFDNDVSSIISRLNKHNVSYFGEIKDELLQWPTTRKQAIDCLEYFCKNLLSRFGQFQDAMTDQCNHNTSLYHSRLSFALNAKLLHPLYVIKRVINEYEQNPQQITISQVEGFTRQILGWREYVRAIYWVNMPDYANKNQLDAKQKMPHYFWNGDTKMNCLSHALTQSLETAYAHHIQRLMVIGNFCLLTGINPNEVDNWYLGVYIDAIEWVEMPNTRGMSQFADDGIIATKPYSASGNYINKMSDYCKNCRYDVKQKIGDNACPLNSLYWHFMDKHRDKLQSNPRIGMVYKNWDKQSSNLQTQTLEQAKHHIKNIDSL; from the coding sequence ATGACAAACTATAAAACAGTAAGGCTTATATTGGGCGACCAACTCAACCCATCTCACTCATGGTTTAAGCATAAAGATAATGACACTTTATACCTAATTGCGGAACTAAAACAAGAAACTAATTACGTAAAACATCATATACAAAAATTATGCGCTTTTTTTAGTGCTATGGCTAATTTTGCAAGCGCGCTTAAAGAAGCCGGATTTAATGTACTTCATTTAACACTAGATGAAACACACGGCGATGCAAACCTCCCCGGTTTACTTACCCGCATAGCAACTCAATATAATTGCTCGGCAATAGAGTATCAGTACCCTGATGAGTTTCGTTTAAAGCAACAACTTAATAATTTTAAAAAAAAGAGTGTATTTAATATAAACGCAGTTGATACAGAACACTTTTTATTACAGTTTGAACAAATAAATGAACGGTTCACTAAAAACAAACATGCGACGATGGAACACTTTTACCGTGCAATGAGAAAGCAATACAATATATTGATGGATGGTGCAAAGCCACAAGGTGGAAAGTGGAACTATGACAGTAATAACCGTAATAAATTTTCAAAAAGTGACTTAGCTGATATCCCTGTTCCAAAAATGTTCGATAATGATGTAAGCAGTATTATTTCCCGTTTAAACAAACATAATGTGAGCTATTTTGGAGAAATCAAAGATGAGTTACTTCAGTGGCCAACCACCAGAAAGCAAGCTATTGATTGCTTAGAATACTTTTGTAAAAATTTACTGAGCCGGTTTGGGCAATTTCAAGATGCGATGACAGATCAATGTAATCATAATACCAGCTTGTATCACAGCCGTTTATCGTTCGCATTAAATGCAAAACTACTTCACCCACTTTATGTAATTAAACGTGTGATAAACGAATATGAACAAAATCCTCAGCAAATAACAATTTCACAAGTAGAGGGGTTTACCAGGCAAATTTTAGGCTGGAGAGAATATGTAAGGGCTATTTATTGGGTGAATATGCCCGACTACGCTAATAAAAACCAGCTGGATGCAAAACAAAAAATGCCTCATTATTTTTGGAATGGGGATACAAAAATGAACTGTTTAAGCCACGCCCTTACCCAAAGCCTCGAAACAGCTTATGCGCATCATATACAACGCCTAATGGTCATAGGGAACTTTTGCTTATTAACAGGCATAAATCCGAACGAAGTAGATAATTGGTATTTAGGCGTTTATATAGACGCCATAGAATGGGTGGAAATGCCAAACACACGGGGAATGAGTCAGTTTGCAGATGACGGCATTATTGCAACTAAGCCCTATTCAGCAAGTGGCAATTACATTAATAAGATGAGTGATTACTGCAAAAACTGTCGATACGATGTAAAGCAAAAAATAGGTGATAATGCGTGTCCGCTCAACAGTTTATATTGGCATTTTATGGATAAACATCGAGATAAACTACAGTCTAACCCCAGAATAGGCATGGTTTATAAGAATTGGGATAAACAGTCATCCAATCTTCAAACACAAACCCTTGAGCAAGCAAAGCACCATATCAAAAATATAGATTCTTTATAA
- the infB gene encoding translation initiation factor IF-2: MAEVNVEKLAGDIGTTVDKLLQQFSQAGITKQATDNVTEAEKATLLDHLSKQHGGTGSDGPARMTLQRKSKSTLSVTGSTGKAKDVQVEVRKTRTYVKKSAMEQEQEQQRLAAEEKARLEEQQKAAQEAAELKAKQEAERKAKEDADRKAKEEAKRKADAERKAKQQQMTPEQSAKSEKDRIEAERLQKEAEEAALKKAEEEAKRQAEEARKLAEENSARWKKEEEERKKREETADHHLTTSTYAREAEDVADARDEQGTRRAKKKKKAPAKDKFAASRGRNKSKLKAPASLQHGFQKPTADVKNEVRISETITVAELASRMAVKGAEVVKTMMKMGDMVTINQVIDQEAAQLVAEEMGHKVIIVKENELEQTVLNDRHEDGKSEPRAPVVTVMGHVDHGKTSTLDYIRSAKVASGEAGGITQHIGAYHVETNGSMITFLDTPGHAAFTSMRARGAKATDIVILVVAADDGVMPQTKEAVQHARAAGVPLIIAVNKMDKEGADPDRVKNELAQLDVIPEDWGGDTQYVHISAKTGLGIDDLLEAVLMQSELLELTAPSTGMAAGVVIESRLDKGRGPVASILVQSGTLNQGDIVLCGLEYGRVRAMRDENGKDIKSAGPSIPVEILGLSGIPAAGDEATVVKDERKAREVALYRQGKFRDVKLARQQKAKLENMFTNMAEGDVSEVNVVLKADVQGSIEAISDSLTKLSTDEVKVKIVGSGVGGITETDATLAAASNAIVVGFNVRADASARKVIETENLDLRYYSVIYSLIDEVKQAMSGMLAPEFKQEIIGLAEVRDVFKSPKIGAIAGCMVTEGVVKRSAPIRVLRDNVVIYEGELESLRRFKDDVADVRNGMECGIGVKNYNDVRVGDQIEVFETVEVQRTL, translated from the coding sequence ATGGCAGAAGTAAATGTTGAAAAACTAGCCGGCGATATAGGTACAACTGTTGATAAATTGCTGCAGCAGTTTTCACAAGCGGGTATCACTAAGCAGGCAACTGATAATGTAACTGAAGCTGAAAAAGCGACATTACTTGATCATTTAAGCAAGCAACATGGCGGTACTGGCTCAGATGGCCCAGCGCGTATGACTTTACAACGTAAGAGCAAAAGCACGTTAAGTGTTACTGGTTCTACGGGTAAAGCAAAAGATGTTCAAGTTGAAGTTCGCAAAACACGTACATACGTGAAAAAAAGCGCGATGGAACAAGAGCAAGAGCAACAACGCCTAGCCGCAGAAGAGAAAGCGCGTCTTGAAGAGCAGCAAAAAGCTGCACAAGAAGCCGCTGAATTAAAAGCGAAACAAGAGGCAGAACGTAAAGCGAAAGAAGACGCTGATCGTAAAGCCAAAGAAGAAGCTAAACGCAAAGCAGATGCAGAGCGTAAAGCTAAACAACAGCAGATGACCCCTGAGCAAAGTGCTAAGTCTGAGAAAGATCGCATCGAAGCTGAGCGTCTGCAAAAAGAAGCAGAAGAGGCCGCATTGAAGAAAGCTGAAGAAGAAGCGAAACGTCAAGCAGAAGAGGCAAGAAAGCTAGCTGAAGAGAATTCAGCACGCTGGAAGAAAGAAGAAGAAGAACGTAAGAAGCGCGAAGAAACCGCGGATCATCACCTTACGACTTCAACTTACGCACGTGAAGCAGAAGATGTTGCCGATGCTCGTGATGAGCAAGGTACACGCCGTGCGAAGAAAAAGAAAAAAGCGCCAGCAAAAGATAAGTTTGCTGCGTCTAGAGGCCGTAACAAGTCTAAGTTAAAAGCACCAGCATCGCTGCAGCATGGTTTCCAAAAACCAACAGCTGACGTTAAAAACGAAGTGCGTATTAGCGAAACAATTACAGTTGCCGAGCTTGCATCACGCATGGCTGTTAAAGGCGCTGAAGTTGTGAAAACAATGATGAAAATGGGTGACATGGTTACCATTAACCAAGTAATTGACCAAGAAGCAGCACAGCTTGTTGCTGAAGAAATGGGTCACAAGGTTATCATCGTTAAAGAAAACGAATTAGAGCAAACAGTACTAAATGACCGCCATGAAGATGGTAAGTCTGAGCCGCGCGCTCCAGTAGTAACTGTAATGGGTCACGTTGACCATGGTAAAACATCTACACTAGATTACATTCGTTCAGCGAAAGTTGCATCTGGCGAAGCAGGTGGTATTACACAGCACATTGGTGCATACCACGTTGAAACAAACGGCAGCATGATCACGTTCTTAGATACTCCTGGTCACGCCGCGTTTACATCAATGCGTGCTCGTGGTGCTAAAGCGACTGATATCGTAATCCTAGTAGTTGCAGCAGATGATGGCGTAATGCCACAAACTAAAGAAGCGGTTCAGCATGCTCGTGCAGCTGGCGTTCCTTTAATCATCGCAGTAAACAAAATGGATAAAGAAGGCGCAGATCCAGATCGCGTTAAAAACGAACTAGCTCAGTTAGATGTTATCCCTGAAGATTGGGGCGGCGATACGCAGTATGTTCATATCTCAGCTAAAACGGGTTTAGGTATTGATGACCTTCTAGAAGCTGTACTTATGCAATCTGAGCTTTTAGAGCTTACAGCTCCTTCTACAGGTATGGCTGCAGGTGTTGTAATTGAATCTCGTCTTGATAAAGGCCGTGGTCCAGTTGCATCTATCCTAGTTCAATCTGGTACGCTTAACCAAGGTGACATTGTATTATGTGGTCTTGAGTATGGCCGTGTTCGTGCAATGCGCGATGAAAACGGTAAAGATATCAAATCGGCTGGTCCTTCTATTCCAGTTGAGATTTTAGGTCTTTCTGGTATTCCAGCTGCGGGTGATGAAGCGACTGTAGTTAAAGATGAGCGTAAAGCGCGTGAAGTTGCTTTATACCGTCAAGGTAAATTCCGCGATGTTAAACTTGCTCGCCAACAAAAAGCGAAGCTTGAAAACATGTTCACTAACATGGCTGAAGGCGATGTTTCTGAAGTTAACGTGGTACTTAAAGCAGACGTTCAAGGTTCAATCGAAGCGATTTCTGACTCACTAACTAAACTTTCTACTGATGAAGTAAAAGTGAAGATTGTAGGTTCAGGTGTTGGTGGTATCACTGAAACTGATGCAACACTTGCTGCAGCGTCTAACGCAATCGTAGTTGGCTTTAACGTTCGTGCTGATGCATCAGCACGTAAAGTAATTGAGACTGAAAATTTAGACCTACGTTACTACAGCGTAATCTACAGCTTAATTGACGAAGTTAAACAAGCAATGTCAGGTATGTTAGCACCAGAATTTAAGCAAGAGATCATTGGTCTTGCTGAAGTGCGTGACGTATTTAAGTCTCCAAAAATTGGCGCTATCGCTGGTTGTATGGTTACTGAAGGTGTTGTTAAACGTAGTGCGCCAATTCGTGTACTTCGTGATAACGTTGTTATTTACGAAGGTGAGCTTGAGTCACTTCGTCGCTTTAAAGACGATGTTGCTGATGTTCGTAACGGCATGGAATGTGGTATCGGCGTTAAGAACTACAATGACGTTCGCGTTGGTGACCAAATCGAAGTATTCGAAACAGTTGAAGTACAACGTACACTTTAA
- the rbfA gene encoding 30S ribosome-binding factor RbfA: MREFSRTDRVAQQIQKEIAVILQREIKDPRLGMVTVSAVEVSRDLSYAKVFITVFNTEDENAAKQSAKVLNEATGYIRSLLGKRIRARIMPELKFVVDNSLMEGMRISNLVDSIIREDNAKHVDDETDSEEGTKD; the protein is encoded by the coding sequence ATGAGAGAGTTTTCTCGCACTGATCGTGTTGCTCAGCAAATTCAAAAAGAAATTGCTGTAATTTTACAACGCGAAATTAAAGATCCACGCTTAGGTATGGTGACAGTGTCTGCGGTAGAAGTATCGCGCGACTTATCTTACGCTAAAGTATTTATCACAGTATTTAACACTGAAGATGAAAATGCAGCGAAGCAAAGCGCAAAAGTACTTAACGAAGCTACGGGTTATATCCGTTCGTTATTAGGTAAACGTATTCGTGCACGCATAATGCCAGAGCTTAAGTTTGTTGTAGACAACTCACTTATGGAAGGTATGCGTATTTCTAACTTAGTAGATTCGATTATTCGTGAAGATAATGCTAAGCATGTAGATGACGAGACAGATAGCGAAGAAGGCACTAAAGACTAA
- the truB gene encoding tRNA pseudouridine(55) synthase TruB — MARRSKGRPVDGILLLNKPEGISSNKALQRAKGIYFAQKAGHTGALDPLATGMLPICFGEATKFTQFLLDIDKTYVVRAKLGERTTTSDSDGEIVSTKDVNVTYEQLEREIAAFLGESDQYPSMYSALKYEGKPLYKYAREGIEVPRKCRKINVFSLTLDEFDEQTNEVQMTAHVSKGTYIRTIVDDLGENLGCGAHVIMLHRSAVGHYPTDKMVTLDEVQALLDKAKDEEIAPSTYLDELLLPMDTALVGLPVVEITKEQGSVFSHGQAVDTATDLPDGPIKVLADGVFIGTGERNPNGQLKSKRGLASQQDDYKKPE, encoded by the coding sequence ATGGCAAGACGCAGTAAAGGCCGTCCGGTTGACGGTATTTTGTTGTTAAACAAACCAGAAGGTATTTCGTCTAACAAAGCGCTGCAACGAGCGAAAGGTATTTATTTTGCTCAAAAAGCAGGGCATACCGGTGCACTCGACCCACTAGCAACAGGTATGCTTCCCATTTGTTTTGGTGAAGCGACCAAGTTCACTCAGTTTTTACTCGATATAGACAAAACCTATGTAGTACGCGCTAAATTAGGTGAACGTACTACAACATCAGACTCTGATGGGGAAATTGTTAGTACTAAAGACGTAAACGTAACGTATGAACAGCTAGAGCGTGAAATTGCGGCCTTTTTAGGTGAATCAGATCAGTATCCATCAATGTATTCAGCGCTTAAGTATGAGGGTAAACCTTTATACAAGTACGCACGAGAAGGCATTGAAGTACCTCGTAAATGCAGAAAAATTAACGTATTTAGTTTAACGCTAGATGAGTTTGATGAGCAAACTAACGAAGTACAAATGACTGCGCATGTGTCAAAGGGTACGTATATTCGTACTATTGTTGATGATTTAGGCGAAAACCTAGGGTGTGGCGCACATGTTATTATGCTTCATCGCTCAGCTGTAGGGCACTACCCAACAGATAAAATGGTAACGCTTGATGAAGTGCAAGCCTTGTTAGATAAAGCGAAAGATGAAGAAATAGCACCATCTACTTATCTTGATGAGTTATTGCTACCTATGGACACTGCTTTAGTTGGTCTTCCTGTTGTAGAAATAACAAAAGAACAAGGGTCGGTGTTTAGTCATGGGCAAGCTGTAGATACAGCAACAGATTTACCTGATGGTCCAATAAAAGTACTTGCCGATGGTGTGTTTATCGGCACTGGCGAGCGTAATCCAAATGGGCAGTTAAAGTCTAAACGTGGACTTGCAAGCCAACAAGATGACTACAAAAAGCCTGAATAA
- a CDS encoding globin domain-containing protein encodes MNTQQTALLNNLKIIKPNFHAFTARFHNKLAESDIKMDYPAASYFNEKSFTLFCVLERIIKHLNKPSSVAPFLVHHLAYLKNSGATQNDITILSDAFYETLKEHLGTYFTHESQLAWRDALNFFEKFANNTLFNVSNVISLQQKIQQKQSNNI; translated from the coding sequence ATGAATACACAACAAACAGCATTGTTAAATAATTTAAAGATTATTAAACCAAACTTTCATGCATTTACTGCTCGGTTTCATAATAAATTAGCTGAGTCTGATATCAAGATGGATTACCCAGCAGCGTCATATTTTAACGAAAAAAGCTTTACTTTGTTTTGTGTGCTCGAGCGAATTATTAAACATTTAAACAAGCCTTCATCGGTTGCGCCTTTTCTAGTACATCATCTAGCGTATTTAAAAAACTCTGGAGCAACTCAAAATGATATAACTATTTTATCAGATGCGTTTTACGAAACTCTTAAAGAACACCTTGGCACATATTTTACTCATGAAAGTCAACTAGCTTGGAGAGATGCTCTCAATTTTTTTGAGAAATTTGCTAATAACACTCTGTTTAATGTTTCAAATGTAATTTCGTTACAACAAAAAATACAGCAAAAACAGAGCAACAATATTTAA
- the rimP gene encoding ribosome maturation factor RimP codes for MTKLEQDLVTMLTPAVEMLGFELHGLEFVQAGRHSTLRVYIAHEDGISVDNCADASRQISAILDVEDPITNEYDLEVSSPGVDRPLFKQDHYEQAQGEEVRVRTKLPQDGRRNFKGDLVAVSSDMITLSSDGAEYLIMLSNIERANLIAKF; via the coding sequence GTGACAAAACTTGAACAAGATTTAGTAACCATGTTAACGCCTGCGGTAGAAATGTTAGGCTTTGAATTACATGGTCTTGAGTTTGTGCAAGCGGGTCGCCATTCTACCTTAAGAGTATATATTGCTCATGAGGATGGGATCTCAGTTGATAACTGTGCGGACGCGAGTCGTCAAATTAGTGCGATTTTAGACGTCGAAGACCCAATTACAAACGAATATGATTTGGAAGTATCGTCTCCTGGTGTTGATCGTCCATTATTCAAACAAGATCACTACGAGCAGGCGCAAGGAGAGGAAGTACGCGTGCGTACTAAACTTCCACAAGACGGTCGTCGTAATTTTAAAGGCGACTTAGTAGCTGTTAGCAGCGATATGATCACACTATCTAGTGATGGTGCAGAGTATTTAATCATGCTTAGTAACATCGAACGTGCGAATTTAATCGCAAAGTTTTAA